The Acidimicrobiia bacterium genome contains the following window.
CGGTCACGGCGATCGCCAACAACGCCAACGGCTGCACGTGATCGCGGCGAGCGGCGCCGCCGCTCCGTCCACCGGTGACGAGGGCCCCGACCGGTTCGGTCGGGGCCCTCTTGTACTCTCGCTCCATGCTGGCGCGGGGTGGTTCGCAACGGATCCCGCGCCCGGCGCACGCCCGTCCCGGCGGTCCGCCGCCGTGGGCCGCGCTCCCGCCCGACGCGCGCGGCTTCACGGTCGCCGAGATCCGTGACGCGTGCCGCGCGCTGCCACCGCCGCAACGTCTGACGGCCGTCGCCCCGAGCCGTCCGGCCGCGGTGCTGATGCCGTTCTTCGACGAGGACGGCGAGGCGCGCGTCATCCTGACGAAGCGGCCGGAGACGATGCCGTCGCACCAGGGCGAGATCGCGTTCCCCGGTGGCAAGCACCAGCCGGACGTCGACGAGTCGCTGCTGCACGCCGCGCTGCGCGAGGCGCAGGAGGAGATCGGCCTCGAGCGCTCGACGGTCGAGGTCGCCGCGGAGCTCGACTCGCTCGGGACCGTCGCGTCGCGCTTCACGATCACGCCGTTCGTCGGCCTGCTCGACGGCCGTCCCGCGCTCCGCCGCAACCCGTACGAGGTCGTGTCGGTGTTCGACGTGCCGGTCGCGGAGCTCCTCGATCCCGACGCGTATCGCGAGGAGCGGTGGGACCTGGACGGGGACGAGCAGCCGGGCCGCGTCATCCAGTTCTTCCTGCTCCCGGGCGAGACCGTCTGGGGCGCGACGGCGCGGATCCTCGCCCGCTTCCTCGCACATCTCAGCGCGCCGCGTCTGTGACCGTCGGGACACCGGGTCCCGTGGGCCCGAGCGTTACGATTGTCCCTTCCCCACTGGGCGGTGACGGGAGTCGCAGGTGGAAGTCGAGATCGGGATCGGCAAGTCCGGACGACGGGCCTACGGATTCGACGACCTGGCCATCGTGCCGAGCCGGCGGACCCGCGATCCCGAGGACATCGACATCTCCTGGGAGCTCGACGCGTTCAAGTTCGAGCTGCCGCTGATCGCCTCCGCGATGGACGGCGTCGTCTCGCCCCGCACCGCGATCGAGACGGGCCGGCTGGGCGGTCTCGCGTGCCTCAACCTCGAGGGTCTCTGGACGCGCTACGAGGACCCCGACGCCGTCTTCGAGGAGATCGCGTCGCTGCCCGCGGACAAGGCGACGCGCCGGATGCAGGAGATCTACGCGGAGCCGATCAAGGAGGAGCTGATCGGCCGGCGCATCCGCGAGATCAAGGACGCCGGTGTGACGACGTGCGCGTCGCTCACCCCGCAGCGCGTCGAGGAGTACGCGAAGCACGTCCTCGAGGCGGAGCTCGACATCCTCGTCATCCAGGGCACGGTCGTCTCCGCCGAGCACGTCTCGAAGGACCCGTCCCGCCAGCCGCTCAACCTCAAGAAGTTCATCCGCGAGTTCGAGGTCCCCGTCATCGTCGGCGGATGCGCGTCGTACTCGACCGCGCTGCACCTCATGCGGACGGGCGCGGTCGGCATCCTCGTCGGGGTCGGCCCGGGTCACGCGTGCACGAGCCGTGGCGTGCTCGGCATCGGCGTCCCGCAGGCGACCGCGATCGCCGACGCCGCCGGCGCGCGCATCCGTCACCTCGACGAGACCGGCGTGTACGTGCACGTCATCGCGGACGGCGGGATGCGCACCGGTGGCGACGTCGCCAAGGCGATCGCGTGCGGCGCCGACGCCGTGATGATCGGGTCCCCGCTGGCGAGCGCGTTCGAGGCGCCCGGCCGCGGCTACCACTGGGGCATGGCGACGTTCCACCCGACGCTGCCGCGCGGCGCGCGCGTCAACGCGGGCCAGAAGGCGACGCTCGAGGAGATCCTCGTCGGGCCCGCCCACGAGAACGACGGCACGCTCAACCTGTTCGGCGCGCTGCGCACGTCGATGGCGACGACGGGCTACGAGACGCTCAAGGAGTTCCAGAAGGCCGAGGTGATGGTCGCGCCCGCGCTGCAGACCGAGGGCAAGGCCCTCCAACGCAGCCAGGGCATCGGCATGGGCAGGTGAGCGTGAACGATCACGACCTCGTGATCGTGATCGACTTCGGGGCGCAGTACGCGCAGCTGATCGCCCGTCGTGTGCGCGAGGCGCACGCGTACTCGGAGATCGTCCCGCGCACGACGCCCGTCTCCGACATCCTCGCCCGCCGTCCGAAGGCGGTGATCCTCTCGGGTGGTCCCGCGTCGGTGCACGTCGACGGTGCGCCGTCGATCGATCCGTCGCTGTACGACGCGGGCGTTCCCGTGCTCGGCATCTGCTACGGCGCGCAGCTCCTCGCGCGCGACCTCGGCGGCGAGGTGCGCCGCACGGGGACGGGCGAGTACGGCCGCACGCCGTTGTCGGTCACGGGCTCGTCGCCGCTGTTCACCGACCTTCCCGTCGAGCAGCAGGTCTGGATGAGCCACGGCGACGCGATCGTCGAGCCCCCCGCGGGGTTCGTCGCGGTGGCGACGTCCCCCGGCGCGCCGGTCGCCGCGCTCGAGGACCGCGACCGCGCGCTCTACGGCGTGCAGTTCCACCCC
Protein-coding sequences here:
- a CDS encoding CoA pyrophosphatase, producing MLARGGSQRIPRPAHARPGGPPPWAALPPDARGFTVAEIRDACRALPPPQRLTAVAPSRPAAVLMPFFDEDGEARVILTKRPETMPSHQGEIAFPGGKHQPDVDESLLHAALREAQEEIGLERSTVEVAAELDSLGTVASRFTITPFVGLLDGRPALRRNPYEVVSVFDVPVAELLDPDAYREERWDLDGDEQPGRVIQFFLLPGETVWGATARILARFLAHLSAPRL
- a CDS encoding GuaB3 family IMP dehydrogenase-related protein, whose translation is MEVEIGIGKSGRRAYGFDDLAIVPSRRTRDPEDIDISWELDAFKFELPLIASAMDGVVSPRTAIETGRLGGLACLNLEGLWTRYEDPDAVFEEIASLPADKATRRMQEIYAEPIKEELIGRRIREIKDAGVTTCASLTPQRVEEYAKHVLEAELDILVIQGTVVSAEHVSKDPSRQPLNLKKFIREFEVPVIVGGCASYSTALHLMRTGAVGILVGVGPGHACTSRGVLGIGVPQATAIADAAGARIRHLDETGVYVHVIADGGMRTGGDVAKAIACGADAVMIGSPLASAFEAPGRGYHWGMATFHPTLPRGARVNAGQKATLEEILVGPAHENDGTLNLFGALRTSMATTGYETLKEFQKAEVMVAPALQTEGKALQRSQGIGMGR